TTATCCAAGGATATTTCTGTAATTCACCCAATTTTTATTGTTGCATTTGAGATGCAGTTGCATGTAAGGGGGCTGATTCCAATTCTGTTTCAAGcagttgttattattattattattagttttagAGGACCGCTTTCCTAGTCTTTATGTAATATAAGGTTAAATTATGGCGTCagaattccaactttccgacAGAATCTCCGTCGGAATCCAAAATTTCGAAGCCAAAatatttagaagggtaaaataaggttttcataaagTGAATTTTTGAGTTTTGGCAAGGCTTAAAGGTTCGACCGTCAAAGATGGTTTCTTTAGTCACTTATAAGAGGCTTTtagcccgaaaatgagagagtttcCTCTCCATTTTTGAGCAGAGGTAAGTCCATGCCCttcctttaatatttttactgaAATTCCTTTAAATCTCTCAgagaattcatgagttttcctttatttttgaagatttgagtttgaatataaagttttaaagcttggaaaTCTCTAGAGATCAATTTTCCTCATTTCTAAATTTTGGTTACTGTCACCTTTGTGTCTCAAAGAGATAAGTTTAAATCTTTACATTTCTTCTGTTTTCTAGaagttttaaacaagttttaaaggGGTTTAAGAGTTGTTGATGCATGTAAATTGTTAAATATGAAGTTTTAGGATttaggttagggttgatgatgaATGTTTCCTCTTGTGTTGTTGTTGGTGCATGATGGGGATTAGGCAAGTCTTAGATGCCCCTTATGCGTGTTGAGtatgtatgatttttttttttagctgtGTGTGAGAAACGTAGCTTTTGGTGGCTATGTGCATAGGGCAGAATTAGGTTCTGTCTTGCTGgagaacctaggttcggccgccgaaataaggttcagccgtcgaacctgcttgtggaagcagcctttggACCGCCTAACCTGCTCCCGAAGGTCTGGCCTTCGGATATGTGAaggggtttaggccgccgaacctgcccctaaAAGTtactgacttttggatctgtgagaGACCATCGATCGCCGAATCTACCGCCGAAAGTCTCTCGCCCAGCCTTCCTctgcttgttttatatgcatgttttggtatgttttagggggttcttgGGGAGTTATTTATAGTCTTGCAAAGGTTatatttggtctctcatttgagtccatctgtgtggGATCAAACCTAAGAAATTGTAGAGGTCTGCAGTGAGATAATTGTATCAGTCTTAGGCGAGCgttagtcagaggtgagtagaattgaactaatttattatttttaaaagaatcaaactttttaagcatgctcatgcatcacgaatgtcatgtttatgtattaggttgtttgcactataATTCACGAATATCATGTATTGCATATTTTACTGTTATTGTgaatgaatgttggatgacccactaaccCTCGATTATGATATTTTATGATGGATATGGAAAGATCAGGgtttgcccattctacgctcatAACACTATATAAGGGAAAGACTAAGGTTgttcattctacgcccctggcattatggatatgttatgatatatttaAGTGGAAGTCCTGAGAAGCACCCGTCGTGGgccgggcactattggaatttgtagagggttactggtgacaaatccatcttgatgtgaattatttgtattgtgacgcattccattcGATCGTATGTttattgaactgtttttatgttatgctcactaggcacttgtagcttatccctttcccctaaccccaggtttgcaggatcagagttagctcgAGAAAGTTGGCTGAGTTGCTAGAGCCTTTTATAATAgcatagatgtggacatgtattgctTTGTGATTTTAGAATTgggctttgccctagttttgaCCTTATAATCCCTGTTTACATTattcttatgtaaaagttttaagtatgagtttatgtttgaactaaacttgaggcatgtgatattTACattactggagcatttgatgagggctctagtatgttttatgtttttcagTTTTGATGCACGCACAGGTCGAGTCTtagttcatgaaatgtttatgtttatgttttcatATAATCACggatgggattttatcaggtgtaaaaggatgtatagtaggtttgctatgggttccggcaaccttaaatcgatctgaactctagcgccggtagcggttcagaTCTCAGGCCGTTACACTTTACTATAATAATTTACAGAATTATTAGTGTTTAAAGTGCTGAGATTTTATTACTACACTAAGagaaatgaattttaattatattatccaAATGTAATAAAtggaattttaaagaaaaaagcaATGAAGAAAGGAAAGCTCCTTCCCATTAAGCCTTAAAAAACCTGTTCTCCCAAATTGGGATGATTGgaagaagaaagttttgaataaGCTATATTACTATTTTATCCCTATATCTTACTGCCTATTGATATATCTTTTATTGTACTTTTTTTGCAATGTAGAAAGAGGGAAATAACATTCACCAAGTAAACATATCAAAGGAAAGATAGATTTTCATTCTTTCCCTTTTCAATCTTTTGCCTTTTCATCTtctatatttcaaattttaataccatattaaatttggtCAGAGTTAATTCATCCAAAAATTAACTCAAAGAGAGAAATACTTATAACTTGTATAAGAGGCACATTAACTCTTTTCACGATCGATATGGGATTCAACAATATCATTATCTTTTAATTGAGCTCactataattttatcatttaattgtttgattaaattttatgagAGTCTCAACATGTACACAATAATAATAAGATTATATTGCTAAATGATCATTTTGTATTTATCATTCTCCTAGACCTCTGTCAAATCTTACCATTATATTAGATAAAGCGGCCAAGTCTTCTTTTATTAATTGTAGAATGAGATACTAGTGCAAGTGGTTGCCTTTGATTTGGAAGAGTTTTTGCTTATTGAGAAGATCCTCATGCTTATACTAATTTGTAGTAATTGTCTAATGGTACTAATCGGCAACTATCGAGTCATAAATTTGGAAGCCATAGACTCACGAAGGAAGAAGATGGTGCTTTCTCTGTGGAAATAAGAAAAATGATAtatgattaaataaaaataaatatgagaaataacaaaaataaataattttattgtaaattaaagagTTAATGTAAAAAAACgtttgcacttttaattttgttgCAATTATACTTTATTTCTTTtgctaattaaaatttgaattttttaaattattttagttgtACTCTATCGCTACTTATATTGTTAAAAAACTAATAGAATTATTAAGTTAATTATCAAGTCAATGCTATGTAACCGCATCAcgttagtaaaatttaaaattaatcgtaaaaaaattttatgctttattttattgcaattctattttatacttttattttttactaattaaactttattttttaatatatgatcaaatgcttttattttttactgattaaattttatttttttaatatctgaCTAAATGTagaaacttataaaattattaatttactcTTTTTCACtactaaatatatttaaaaattattattattattcaattttttttaatttttatcaataattttataataataataataatttgtctTAATCTTATTTTGAGTAAAATCATTAtcaactgattttttttttaaatttatctaatatgcttattatttagtattacttttaaaattatcgttcaaaaaataatttcattaaatacattagtcataaagtataaaaaataatttaaataattatccaAAAAATCTTATTCTTTTAGTTTTGTTGTAATTCTACTCtgaacttttaaattattataaattttactctGAAATTTACTATATGGTATTGACGTAAAGCGTGACGTGACAAttccattaatttttaatagtatAAACGTAGGGAGTGATATAATAATTTCATTAGTTTTTAACATAATTAGAGTAACTTTAAAATATCatgttttaattgaaaaaaaaatacactggtataattacaacaaaattaaaaatatagcttttttttgccattaactcaaaactaaaatccaaattaaaaaatatttttatgtcctaagaaaattttaaaaaatatatcaattgatgatctgagatccagaaaatagggttttacaatgagTTCTGTAAGACTGGAAAAAGTTTAGACCtggaggagagtatttctccttttatatgtttcctgtTGGCAGCTAGTGACGTGTAGCAGAATGTGTATTATCCATATGTCCCTactacggacgtacgagggaatcagatctctgtcctATGCATGGTCCCACAAAGCGAATGGACTGAACTCCTTATGGGTTCCGAACTGAGCCAGAAGATAAGGGTAAGGCTAGGCCCAGAGGGATCTGTTCATTGGGCCGAACGACCTGGGCCGGCCTGATTGGAGAATCTGACTGGAGTCCGATTTTTgagctgagcgggctggacctgactCTTAAAAGAGATTTAGAAGCTTTCGAATTATGGGCTGTTCTAATGGGCCTGACCTCagtccggggtgaagaaatccagcagtCATCATCAATAATAATGCCAACACATCCTAATTGGCAAAAAAAGAAACCATTACTTAATAAGTATGAATTCTGCGTTTTTATACATTCAATTTATAAACAATGTTAACATTGTTTTCTCCCAATTAATTGGATTGGACTGTAGGTGCCATAATTTACTTCTAACGCATACAACAAAACATTCAAAATTGGAAACACGCCTTCTTTTTTCAAACAAAGGTCTGTTGGGAATCAAACTTCATTGTCGTTACAGTCTGTAATATAGAAGTAAAATACACTAGGGAACTTCAGCATCACCCAGCTACAGATTTTGTCTATTTGCACAGCAGCAGCAACTGTCAAAGCAAGGCTCCCGAGCAGCAGCTTGTTGAATTTGCATTTGCTTAGCTTCCCTAGGAGGCCATATTACATGTAATTAAATGAgcagaaaattaaatttgataacaacTACTTACTGGTAAGCTTGCAGAAGCTCCTTGTTTCCCACGTCTAACCTCCACCCAATGTAAAATGAATCAGCTGCCTTCTCAAAATCCTGAAATGATTTGTTAACAGTATTATCCTCATCCTAGAATTTAGCATCATAATACAAGGATAATGTCATAGTTTAGAGAAGACCATATACCTTCAGTAACTTCCACCCCACACCTTCCCTATAGTAGGCCTTCTGCCATTTGGGATCTAGCAAGAGGCTTTTCTGTCCATCAGCTAAAGCGCGATAACCTTCATTCAAGCAAGCCCAACATAAGCTCCGATTTGACTTCACTCTTGCATCCATGGGTTCTAAACATTCGGCCTGCAATGTCATACCCAATAACCCAAATGACACTAATATATAGTATTTTGCTGGAGGACAAATTATTGACAACAGCACAAACACTGGCGGATATGTAAACATCACTCTTAGATGGAAAAGTTGAAGAACATTAATCAAGTAAATGGCAACAATAGACCACATTATACATAATACACTCACCTCAGTGTACCAATAGATCGCGTCATGGTAGTCCTTTCTATTGAATGCATCTTGTCCCTTTGATTTAAACTGCACAAATTGTTCATTCTTCCTCTGCTCCATCTGAGAAGTAAAACATGCAAGCATTTGAGTTTTTTTGATTCAtgcctaataaaaaaaatatttattaaatcatgcagaatctaaaatatttttaaattctgtATATTAAAAAAGATGTTCGGTGGTCATATTGTCGAATACGCTTGATTGACAAGTCGAATAAAAGAAAGTTTCACAAGTCGAACAAAGAAAAGTTCAGCATTTAAAGTCTCGAACACGCCTGTGCTGACAAGTGAAAGGGTGGAGAGATTTGCGGACATATTCCACGCTCTATGTGCCAAACATGTCCTGCAAACATGTCCATCTGTAAATGTTGGATAACCCGTGGCATGTTGTTCAACACTGTTATGTTTTCATGGCAATTCGATATTCATAGTATCGAACTTTTTGTTGCTGTCGAACAGCCGTATTTAGCagtataattgataaaaatgcTCTTTTGACACACAGAATTTGAAGGTATCAAATTCGAAAATTTGACACACAGAATTTGAAGGTATCAAATTCGAAAATATTCGAATTCTGTgtgatttaataaatattttcgtTATTAtacatgaattaaaaaaaagttcCAAACATTTCTATGATAGGAAATCGCCAGGCTAGATACAATTTATTTTACAACAAAATGATATCCACCAAGAgcacatatttttttttaaagcacgTGACTTGGCATTGCTTACCTTTTTTTTAACTTCTATGGATTGGAAGTGCTTCATTATACCAGCGCAGCTCCAGTCTGCAACTGATGCAATAGAAGAGGTAACCGGAAAAAGAATCTCGACAGCCGTATGGTGACCGTGTCTCGCAGCAACTTCAACTGGTGTTAGACCCAACTGTTTGATAAACAAAATGTTAAAATTCCAAGGgaccaaataacaaaataaaagaatgtTGACAACTGATAAGCTACACTCACATTACTAGCCATATTCGGTAATGCTCCCTCGTCCAACAAGTATTTAATACTTTCTGTGTCTCCTAAAGAAGCTGCATATTCTAAAGGTGTAGGTCCGACTGTTCTCATGTTTGGATCAGCTCCAGCCTATGCATTAAAAGGCAACAGAGGAGTGACATCAGAATTTACATTAGTGGGTTAAATTTTAACAGGttacatatttaaat
The sequence above is a segment of the Manihot esculenta cultivar AM560-2 chromosome 5, M.esculenta_v8, whole genome shotgun sequence genome. Coding sequences within it:
- the LOC110615928 gene encoding serine/threonine-protein phosphatase 6 regulatory ankyrin repeat subunit C isoform X3, producing MTSSSGDKKLCLFLEAAFSGDLKLMKTLSKLLDVSDGFLAKRVESIKDHDGRTALHLAAEQGKTNVCEFLIGEVKMDVNLRDRKGNTPLHCAILEDHSHIAASLLENGANPNAATGQKFTPLHYAAKRGCRKVLQLLISKGAEIDAQADSGTPLQEAASLRMDEAVKILLDNNANAGADPNMRTVGPTPLEYAASLGDTESIKYLLDEGALPNMASNLGLTPVEVAARHGHHTAVEILFPVTSSIASVADWSCAGIMKHFQSIEVKKKMEQRKNEQFVQFKSKGQDAFNRKDYHDAIYWYTEAECLEPMDARVKSNRSLCWACLNEGYRALADGQKSLLLDPKWQKAYYREGVGWKLLKDFEKAADSFYIGWRLDVGNKELLQAYQEAKQMQIQQAAAREPCFDSCCCCANRQNL
- the LOC110615928 gene encoding serine/threonine-protein phosphatase 6 regulatory ankyrin repeat subunit B isoform X1 translates to MTSSSGDKKLCLFLEAAFSGDLKLMKTLSKLLDVSDGFLAKRVESIKDHDGRTALHLAAEQGKTNVCEFLIGEVKMDVNLRDRKGNTPLHCAILEDHSHIAASLLENGANPNAATGQKFTPLHYAAKRGCRKVLQLLISKGAEIDAQADSGTPLQEAASLRMDEAVKILLDNNANPNLTFRHLFSPLLLSLCAGSIECVKQLLKAGADPNMRTVGPTPLEYAASLGDTESIKYLLDEGALPNMASNLGLTPVEVAARHGHHTAVEILFPVTSSIASVADWSCAGIMKHFQSIEVKKKMEQRKNEQFVQFKSKGQDAFNRKDYHDAIYWYTEAECLEPMDARVKSNRSLCWACLNEGYRALADGQKSLLLDPKWQKAYYREGVGWKLLKDFEKAADSFYIGWRLDVGNKELLQAYQEAKQMQIQQAAAREPCFDSCCCCANRQNL
- the LOC110615928 gene encoding 26S proteasome non-ATPase regulatory subunit 10 isoform X2, with protein sequence MTSSSGDKKLCLFLEAAFSGDLKLMKTLSKLLDVSDGFLAKRVESIKDHDGRTALHLAAEQGKTNVCEFLIGEVKMDVNLRDRKGNTPLHCAILEDHSHIAASLLENGANPNAATGQKFTPLHYAAKRGCRKVLQLLISKGAEIDAQADSGTPLQEAASLRMDEAVKILLDNNANPNLTFRHLFSPLLLSLCAGSIECVKQLLKAGADPNMRTVGPTPLEYAASLGDTESIKYLLDEGALPNMASNLGLTPVEVAARHGHHTAVEILFPVTSSIASVADWSCAGIMKHFQSIEVKKKMEQRKNEQFVQFKSKGQDAFNRKDYHDAIYWYTEAECLEPMDARVKSNRSLCWACLNEGYRALADGQKSLLLDPKWQKAYYREGVGWKLLKDFEKAADSFYIGWRLDVGNKELLQAYH